In Mercurialis annua linkage group LG5, ddMerAnnu1.2, whole genome shotgun sequence, a single genomic region encodes these proteins:
- the LOC126681030 gene encoding inactive protein kinase SELMODRAFT_444075-like: MSREQKRGGKQEKGGSDAAEKVVVAVKASKEIPKTALVWALTHVVQAGDCITLLVVVPSHSPGRKLWGFPRFAGDCASGHRKSHSGATSEQRFDITDSCSQMILQLHDVYDPNKINVKIKIVSGSPLGSVAAEAKKVQANWVVLDKQLKHEEKLCMEELQCNIVVMKRSQPKVLRLNLVGTSKQAESAIPSASELDEAPGKHTKSKNDSSDSIRGPVVTPTSSPELGTPFTATEAGTSSVSSDPGTSPFFISETNIDLKKDVSLIIKEHRDVDESSSDSDSEHLSTASASMRFEPWIGEILSSHIQSSRHMEEGAQRPCAAQASTTKALLEKFSKLDRQSGYGMSNYRTDSDLSGTVREAVSLSRNAPPGPPPLCSICQHKAPVFGKPPRWFSYSELELATGGFSQANFLAEGGFGSVHRGVLPDGQAVAVKQHKLASSQGDLEFCSEVEVLSCAQHRNVVMLIGFCIEDKRRLLVYEYICNGSLDIHLYGRHREPLEWSARQKIAVGAARGLRYLHEECRVGCIVHRDMRPNNILITHDFEPLVGDFGLARWQPDGDLGVETRVIGTFGYLAPEYAQSGQITEKADVYSFGVVLVELVTGRKAVDLNRPKGQQCLTEWARPLLEEYAIDELIDPRIGNNYSEQEVYCMLHAASLCIRRDPHSRPRMSQVLRILEGDMLMDMNYSSTPGYDVGNRSGRIWAEQQHQHQYSGPLSNEASEGLSKLSVDTLRPAFWERDKARRISCEDDL; the protein is encoded by the exons ATGAGTAGAGAACAGAAGCGAGGGGGAAAGCAAGAGAAAGGCGGATCGGATGCCGCCGAGAAGGTTGTAGTTGCTGTTAAGGCGTCTAAGGAGATTCCTAAGACTGCCTTGGTGTGGGCTTTGACTCATGTTGTTCAGGCTGGTGACTGTATTACTCTGCTTGTTGTTGTCCCTTCTCATAGTCCAG GTCGAAAATTGTGGGGCTTCCCAAGATTTGCAGGGGACTGTGCCAGTGGTCACCGGAAGTCTCACTCAGGAGCAACTTCAGAGCAGAGGTTTGATATAACTGATTCTTGTTCTCAGATGATCCTTCAGCTCCATGATGTTTATGATCCAAACAAG ATCAATGTAAAGATTAAAATTGTTTCTGGATCACCTCTTGGGTCAGTGGCTGCCGAGGCCAAGAAAGTGCAGGCCAATTGGGTTGTATTAGACAA ACAGCTGAAGCATGAAGAAAAACTTTGCATGGAAGAATTGCAGTGTAACATAGTTGTTATGAAACGCTCTCAGCCGAAGGTTCTTCGCTTAAATTTGGTTGGGACATCCAAGCAAGCTGAAAGTGCTATCCCTTCAGCTTCTGAACTAGATGAAGCTCCCGGAAAGCATACCAAGAGCAAAAATGATTCGTCAGATTCTATCCGAGGACCAGTTGTGACTCCAACAAGTAGTCCAGAGCTAGGGACACCATTTACTGCTactgaagctggaacatcatcTGTGTCTAGTGATCCTGGAACTTCTCCATTTTTTATATCAGAAACAAATATAGACTTGAAGAAAGATGTATCATTAATTATCAAAGAACACAGGGACGTTGATGAGTCTAGTTCTGACAGTGATAGTGAACATTTGTCTACAGCTTCAGCAAGTATGAGGTTCGAACCATGGATAGGAGAAATCCTCAGTTCTCATATTCAGTCTTCACGGCATATGGAAGAAGGCGCTCAAAGACCCTGTGCAGCTCAGGCATCAACAACTAAAGCTTTGCTAGAGAAATTCTCAAAACTTGATAGACAATCCGGATATGGAATGTCCAACTATCGGACTGACTCAGACTTGAGTGGAACTGTGAGAGAAGCAGTATCATTGTCCAGAAATGCACCTCCCGGTCCCCCTCCTTTGTGTTCAATATGTCAACATAAGGCACCTGTTTTTGGCAAACCACCAAGGTGGTTCAGCTATTCTGAGTTGGAACTTGCAACTGGTGGATTCTCACAAGCTAATTTCCTGGCCGAGGGTGGTTTTGGATCTGTTCACAGAGGTGTACTACCAGATGGCCAGGCAGTTGCTGTCAAGCAACACAAGCTGGCTAGTTCACAAGGGGATCTTGAATTTTGCTCTGAAGTAGAAGTCCTAAGCTGTGCTCAACATAGGAATGTTGTTATGTTGATTGGGTTCTGTATTGAGGACAAAAGAAGATTGTTGGTGTATGAATACATATGCAATGGATCATTGGACATTCATCTATATG GACGTCATCGGGAGCCCTTAGAGTGGTCTGCTCGCCAGAAAATTGCTGTTGGGGCTGCTCGAGGATTGCGCTATCTTCATGAAGAATGCAGAGTCGGTTGCATTGTCCACCGTGACATGCGCCCTAACAATATCCTCATTACCCATGATTTTGAACCACTG GTTGGGGATTTTGGCCTGGCCAGATGGCAACCTGATGGAGACCTTGGTGTTGAAACAAGAGTCATTGGAACATTTGG GTATTTGGCTCCAGAATATGCTCAAAGTGGTCAAATAACAGAAAAGGCTGATGTTTATTCCTTTGGAGTTGTATTGGTTGAGCTTGTTACAGGAAGAAAAGCAGTGGATCTTAATAGGCCAAAGGGGCAGCAATGTCTCACTGAATGG GCGCGCCCTCTGTTGGAAGAATATGCCATTGATGAACTGATTGACCCACGAATAGGCAACAATTATTCAGAACAGGAGGTTTACTGCATGCTTCACGCGGCATCATTATGCATACGGCGGGATCCTCACTCTAGGCCCCGCATGTCACAG GTTCTCCGTATACTAGAAGGTGACATGCTCATGGACATGAACTATTCATCAACACCTGGGTATGATGTTGGAAACCGGAGCGGAAGGATTTGGGCAGAGCAGCAGCACCAACATCAATATAGTGGCCCGCTGTCAAATGAAGCATCGGAAGGGCTCAGTAAGCTCTCTGTAGACACACTAAGGCCAGCTTTCTGGGAAAGAGACAAGGCCAGAAGGATTTCATGTGAAGATGATTTGTAA
- the LOC126681032 gene encoding protein WHI4, with protein sequence MAHHHLHQPYDPYYTLQQPPPAAPAAEWIGNGINTLFVSGLPDDVKPREIHNLFRRRSGFDSCQLKYTGRGNQVVAFATFLNHQSAIAAMHSLNGVKFDPQSGSTLHIELARSNSRRKHKPGSGPYVVIDNRTRQAYNARETSTDDGGSDSDEALATATPTDNIDSADQGDSANVKSEPEGDPDNALVVANDLLEKTVQGGVQPCSTLFIANLGPNCTEDELRHTLSQYPGFNFLKVRAKGGMPVAFADFEEVEQATRALEDLQGTSLPSSDRGGMHIEYARSKMRKP encoded by the exons ATGGcgcatcatcatcttcatcagcCCTACGATCCATACTACACTCTACAGCAACCACCACCAGCTGCACCCGCGGCGGAGTGGATCGGAAACGGAATAAATACGCTCTTCGTGTCCGGTCTTCCCGACGACGTCAAGCCTCGTGAAATACACAATCTCTTTCGTCGCCGCTCTGGCTTCGACTCTTGCCAGCTCAAGTACACCGGTCGCGGTAACCAG GTTGTTGCATTTGCTACCTTTTTAAATCACCAATCAGCAATTGCAGCTATGCACTCTTTAAAT GGAGTAAAATTTGATCCTCAGTCTGGATCAACTCTTCATATAGAGCTTGCCAGATCAAACTCCAGACGAAAACACAAACCTG GGAGCGGACCATATGTTGTTATTGATAATAGAACTCGACAGGCGTATAATGCTCGAGAAACATCAACTGATGATG GAGGAAGTGACTCTGATGAAGCGCTTGCAACTGCAACCCCAACAGATAATATTGATTCTGCCGACCAGGGTGATTCAGCGAATGTAAAGAG CGAGCCAGAAGGTGATCCGGACAATGCTCTGGTAGTTGCAAAT GATCTGTTGGAGAAGACTGTACAAGGAGGCGTTCAGCCTTGTTCCACTTTGTTCATTGCAAATTTAGGTCCAAATTGCACTGAAGATGAACTAAGACACACTCTCTCACA ATATCCTGGATTTAACTTTCTCAAAGTGCGTGCTAAAGGTGGAATGCCTGTTGCCTTTGCTGATTTTGAG GAAGTTGAACAAGCTACAAGAGCCTTGGAGGATCTACAAGGAACTTCATTACCTTCATCAGACCGAGGCGGCATGCATATAGA ATATGCGAGGTCTAAAATGAGGAAGCCATAG
- the LOC126681034 gene encoding PRA1 family protein F3-like codes for MTQYGTIPTSTSTNLDYISSRAKQRLKEGLATRRSWKQMFNYHSFNLPKTFQESLTRMKTNTVYFRMNYAIIVLVILFLSLLYHPISMIVFVVMAAAWVILYFMRDEPLVVLGRLVDDRVVMIVLAVLTVGFLILSGVTLNVLSSLLIGVVVVVVHGVVRKTDDLAVDEEEEATGLLSSAASAAHVLLGHGSVPSSSSS; via the coding sequence ATGACCCAATACGGCACAATCCCAACCTCAACCTCCACAAATCTCGACTACATCTCCTCCCGCGCCAAACAAAGACTCAAAGAAGGCCTCGCAACTCGCAGATCATGGAAACAAATGTTCAACTACCACTCCTTCAATCTCCCCAAAACATTCCAAGAATCACTCACTCGAATGAAGACGAACACCGTTTATTTCCGCATGAACTACGCGATCATCGTCTTGGTAATCTTGTTCTTGAGCCTTCTATACCACCCGATTTCAATGATCGTGTTCGTAGTGATGGCTGCAGCTTGGGTAATCTTGTATTTCATGCGAGATGAGCCGCTGGTTGTTCTTGGAAGATTGGTTGATGATCGGGTCGTGATGATTGTTCTTGCGGTTTTGACTGTAGGGTTCTTGATATTGAGTGGTGTCACTTTGAATGTTTTGTCGTCGCTGTTGATCGGCGTCGTGGTTGTGGTGGTTCACGGGGTTGTTAGGAAGACCGATGACTTGGCGGTGGATGAGGAGGAGGAGGCTACTGGGTTGTTGAGTAGTGCTGCTTCTGCTGCTCATGTTCTTCTTGGCCATGGTTCtgttccttcttcttcttcttcttga